ACCGAGGCGAAGGGCCCCCGGTAGACGGCACGCACCACCTCCGAAAGGTGGGACCTGCGCGCCTCGAAGGTCAGGGAGAAGAAGGGGTGGCCCCGCACGACCCGGTAGGGGAAGCGCTTGACCATGCGCAGGTGGACGAAGCCGCTCTCCTCGAGGATGCCGATCAGGTCCTTCTGGGTCAGGGCGCCGCCGATGCACTCGCCCTTGAGGGTCTCGTCGTTGCGGATCGCCGCGTCGGGCTCGCTCTCGCAGACCACGTCGGAGATCACCAGGCGGCCGCCGGGCCGCAGGGCCCGGAATATTTCGCCGAAGGCACGCCGCTTGTCGACCGAGAGGTTCATGACGCAGTTGGACAGGACAAGGTCCGCCGCCCCGTCCTCCAGGGGGAGATCCTCGAGATAGCCCTTGCGGAAGGCGAGGTTGTCGTAGCCGAGGTTGCGCCGCACCCCTTCGGCCCCCTCGCGGGCCAGGGCGAGCATCGGGTCGAGCATGTCGACGCCGATCACCCGGCCTTCGGGGCCGGCCTGGAGGGCGGCGATGAAGCATTCCACCCCGCCGCCGCAACCGAGGTCGACGACCGTCTCCCCGGGGGCGATGTCCGCGTCGAGGACGGGACTTCCGCAGCCGTAACCGCGAAAGCGGTACTCTGCCGGGATGTGGCTGATCAGCCCCTCCTCGTAGCAGATCGGGTTGAGAATCTCCTCCTTTTTGTCCCCGACCGCCTCGGCGTAGAACGCCTTGACCGGGGCGCGGCTGTCGGCGTCGGCCAGGGAGAGAAGACAGTTGGCGTGGGTCAGGGCCACGGCGCCGTGGGCGCCGCAACTCTCCAGCAGATCCCCCATTTTCAGGCGCAGCCGTGGCGGGCCGGCCGCGGGCTGCCGGGCGGCCTCCCGGGCGATGAGCCACAGGGCGAGCTTTTCGTAGAGGGGCAGGTAGGGATCGCCGCCGACGAAGCGGCCGCTGCTCATCCAGCTGTGGTCGGCGTCCCCGCCGCCGAGCAGGAAGCGCCAGGGGGTGTCGAGATCGGCGGCGGTCTCCCGGCGCATGCCTTCCAGCACGGCTCCGGTGCGCCAGGCCCGGGCCAGGCCGCCGTCGAGACCGGTGGCCAGCTCATCGGTTCCGACCAGGGCCGCCGAGGGATAGAGCCGAGCGTCGGGACCGACCGCCACCGACTCCCATCCGCTGTTGCTGCCGTCGTGGTAGGTGCCGGCCGGGGCGAAGATCTGGGTGCGCAGGGTCTCCAGGTTGTCGATGCGCACCCCGAGGGCCTCGGCCCGCTCGGCGGCCCGCTCCAGCACGGGAAAGATCTCCAGGGGCGGGACGAACTCCTCGGCAGAGCCCCGGCCGCGGACGAAGTACCAGAGGAAGTGGACGTTGGCCGCGCCGGCCCGGGCGGCGAACTCGACCACGGCGGTCATCTCGGAGAGGTTCTCCCGCTCCACGCACATGGAAAGGGTAAAGGGCATCCCCTCCCCCTTCAGCCAGGCCAGCTCCCTCTCCAGGGCCGCGAAGGCGCCCTTGCCGCGGATGCGGTCGTGGCGGCCGGCCAACCCGTCGACGCTGACCTGGAGGTGGAACCTGGCGCGGTCGAATTCGAGGCCCTCCAGAGTCCGCCGCAACAGCAGACCGTTGGTCAGCACCACCACCCGGGCTCCCTCGAGGGCCTGCAACCCCTGCACGATCCTGCCGAAATCGGGATGGACAAGGGGCTCACCGCCGGTCAGGGCGAAGAGCCGACAGCCGAGCCCGGCGGCCTCGGAGGCCAGGTCCAGCACCACTGCGGCGTCGAGTTCGGCTCCGGCGTCCGGGCCGGAGGCGAAGAGGCAGTGGCTGCATGTCAGGTTGCAGCGGTCCGTGAGGTGAAACCAGAGCTCCGGCAACCGGTCGGTGGAGAGGAGCGCCGCCCGACCGGGGTAGGTCGGAGCCGGAGCGTCGGGGAGGCGGGCCAGGAAGCGATCGCCAGCGGGAGTCGGGGGCAGGTCCTTCTCCAGGGCCTGCAGCGCCTCGTCACCGGAGTCGTTGGGAACGAACCACTCGGGACGGTCGCGGCGCAGGTAGACGGGGAGGCCGGCAAAAGAGAGGCGGATCCAGAGGGAAGGATCAAAAGGCATGGAAGTCTCCGGAAACAGGGGTGTTGATTACCGATTATGGGCCGGAATGGGAAAAGTTTCAAGCCCCGGGAAGACGATTGGGGAACTCGATCCGCTCGCCGTCCGGCGTGCGCAACATCACTGTCTCCCCGACCCTCTCGAGGTACTCGGGCAGCAGCGGCACCTTGCCCCGTCCCCCCGGGGTGTCGATCACGTAGTGGGGCACCCCCAGCCCGGAGAGGGGGCCGCGCAGCGCGCGCATGGCGTCGAGTCCGGCCTCCACGGTCGTCCGGAAGTGGCCGGTCCCCGCGGCGAGGTCCATGTGGTGCAGGTAGTAGGGGCGCACCCGGATGCGGAGGAGACCGGAGAAGAGCTTCGCAAGTACCGCCGGGTCGTCGTTGACCCCCCGCAGCAGCACGGTCTGGTTGCCCAGGGGGATGCCGGCGGCGGCGAGGCGGGCGCAGGCCTCGGCGGTCTCCGGGGTGATCTCCCGGGGATGATTGAAGTGGGTGTTGATGTAGAGGGGATGAAAGCGTTCGAGAAGACGGCAGAGCCCTTCGGTGACCCGTTCGGGGAGGGTGACCGGAACCCGGGTGCCGATGCGGATGATCTCAACGTGGTCGATGGCGTGCAGCCGTTCCAGCACCTCCTTCAGGAGCAGGTCGGAGAGGAGGAGGGGCTCGCCGCCGGAGAGGATGACGTCCCGCACCCCCGGGGTGCGGGCGATGTAGTCGATCCCCGCGAGGAGGTCGCCGAAGGACGCCTTCATCTCAGGGCAGCCGACTTTGCGCTTGCGTGTGCAGAAGCGGCAGTAGGTGGCGCAGGTGCCGGAGGCCAGCAAGAGAACACGCCCCGGGTAGCGGTGAACGACCGTCGGCACGGGCGAGAGGCGCTCCTCGGCGAGGGGGTCGACGGGAAGGTCGTCCTCCTCAAGCTCCGCGGGATCGGGGACGCACTGGCGCCAGATCGCATCGCCGACCTCCTGGATCAGCCCGGCGTAATGGGGCGTGATGCGCAGGGGGTAGCGCTGCACCACCGGCTCCAGGGGGACGGGGTCGATGCCGAAGCGCTCGGCCAGCTCCTCCGGAGTCGTGATGCTCTGTTTCAGGCGCTCCTGCCACAATTCCATTGCCGAATACCTGTATGCGGGGGGACGGTCGTCCCGTTCTGCCCGGAAACAGGGGAGGGAGAACAAAGTGCGCAGTTTATCACAGGATGGGAAAGGGAATCGACCCTCCCCCGGCCGGCCGGGGGCCTCAAGGGGAACGGTGCCCCCCGCTCCGGAGCCGATAGGTGATCCCGGCCAGGGCCAGGATGCCGGCGTCCCGGAGCAGGGCCGTCCCCGGAGTTGTTTTGGCCGCCTCCCGGAAACAGCCGCAGTCGATGTCGAGACCGCGATAAAGGGCCGAGGCGAGGGCCGCCATGAAAACCAATGTCAGCAGGCCGAGCAACAGGGCCGCGGGCCTGACCTTGCGGTTGACGATCAGGAGCACGCCGGCCAGGACCTCGACGTAGGGCAGGGTCGCGGCCACCAGGTAGTTGAGGGAGTAGGGCAGCAGGCGGTAATTGGCGATGTCCCCGGCGAAGGCGCTCACGTCGATGCTCTTGAGCAGGCCGGCGTAGAGAAACAGGCCGCCGAGCAGCAGGCGGCAGCAATGGGACAGGGCGAGATTGAAGCGGTTCATGGCGTCCCCTCCTCCAGCGGCAGGCCGGCGTCGCGCCACTCGGGGAAACCGCCCTCGAAAACCCGCACGTCCCGGTAGCCGGCGGCGATCAGCCGGAGGGCCAGGTCAAAGGAGTCGGGGCAGCCGTAGCCGCTGCAGTATGTGATGAGGACGGTGGCGGCTGGAACCTCGGCGGAGAACCGACCCAGCAGGTCCTCGACCTCCCCGAAAGGCAGGGAAACCGCCCCGGCCGGGCGCCCGGCGGCAAAGAGCTCACTCGCCCGGGCATCGACCAGGACCGCCCCGGCCTCGGCCAGGACCCGCACCGATTCAAGATCGACGGGCTGGGGGAAGACTTCCTCTGAGGGCGTCACGGGATTGCCGGCCACAGGGGCGGCCCGCCCCGAAAAAGCCTCGAGCACCAGGCGATGATGAAAGGAGAGTCCCATCACCACCCCGAGAAGAAAAATAACGGCGGCCTCGAGCAGGACCCGGCGCGCCGTCCGGGTCTCACTCATCGGGGGATTCCGTGGCGTCGGGCTCAAGGGACCGGAGCATCTCCTGGACCCGGAGGTTCTCCCGCTCGAGGGAGGCGATGCGCTGGTTGCATTCGGTCACCACGGCGTTGAGTTCCTCGACCAGTTCGCTCTGGTGGGTGTAGCGGATTTCCAACTCGGTGATACGTTCCTGCAACTCGTCCATGGGATCTCCCGTCGATTGCTTGTTATGCCTTGAGGGCATGGGCCCGAACCTTCCGCGGACTCCGGTCTTGCGTTGACATCTCTGGCCGGGGCCGGGTAAACTGACGGTCACTGGCCGGGGTGCTCCCAGTGGCCATCCCGCTGCCGAAAGGACCGCCTTGAATCCCTCCCAACCCCTCGACCTCGCCATCGTACTTCTCTTCGCCTTCGCAGCCAACCTGCCCCTGGGATTCCTGCGGGAAGGCTCCCGCAAATATTCCCTGCACTGGTTCGTTTACATCCACCTGTCCATCCCCTTCATCGTCATCCTCCGCCTGGTCCAGGGCCTGGGCTGGTCCGTCGTGCCCTTCACCCTGGCCTGCGCTGTGGCGGGGCAGCTGGTGGGCGGAAGGGTCAGACGGCGGGCCCGATGAAAACGCGGCGCCCTCGCATGAAACGGGCCGTCTCCGCGGCCTCCCTGATCCAGGACCTCCTCCGCCGCCAGGGCCTCG
This genomic interval from Desulfuromonas sp. contains the following:
- a CDS encoding rhodanese-like domain-containing protein — translated: MSETRTARRVLLEAAVIFLLGVVMGLSFHHRLVLEAFSGRAAPVAGNPVTPSEEVFPQPVDLESVRVLAEAGAVLVDARASELFAAGRPAGAVSLPFGEVEDLLGRFSAEVPAATVLITYCSGYGCPDSFDLALRLIAAGYRDVRVFEGGFPEWRDAGLPLEEGTP
- a CDS encoding KamA family radical SAM protein — translated: MELWQERLKQSITTPEELAERFGIDPVPLEPVVQRYPLRITPHYAGLIQEVGDAIWRQCVPDPAELEEDDLPVDPLAEERLSPVPTVVHRYPGRVLLLASGTCATYCRFCTRKRKVGCPEMKASFGDLLAGIDYIARTPGVRDVILSGGEPLLLSDLLLKEVLERLHAIDHVEIIRIGTRVPVTLPERVTEGLCRLLERFHPLYINTHFNHPREITPETAEACARLAAAGIPLGNQTVLLRGVNDDPAVLAKLFSGLLRIRVRPYYLHHMDLAAGTGHFRTTVEAGLDAMRALRGPLSGLGVPHYVIDTPGGRGKVPLLPEYLERVGETVMLRTPDGERIEFPNRLPGA
- a CDS encoding SlyX family protein, coding for MDELQERITELEIRYTHQSELVEELNAVVTECNQRIASLERENLRVQEMLRSLEPDATESPDE
- a CDS encoding MauE/DoxX family redox-associated membrane protein: MNRFNLALSHCCRLLLGGLFLYAGLLKSIDVSAFAGDIANYRLLPYSLNYLVAATLPYVEVLAGVLLIVNRKVRPAALLLGLLTLVFMAALASALYRGLDIDCGCFREAAKTTPGTALLRDAGILALAGITYRLRSGGHRSP
- a CDS encoding DUF5714 domain-containing protein, with amino-acid sequence MPFDPSLWIRLSFAGLPVYLRRDRPEWFVPNDSGDEALQALEKDLPPTPAGDRFLARLPDAPAPTYPGRAALLSTDRLPELWFHLTDRCNLTCSHCLFASGPDAGAELDAAVVLDLASEAAGLGCRLFALTGGEPLVHPDFGRIVQGLQALEGARVVVLTNGLLLRRTLEGLEFDRARFHLQVSVDGLAGRHDRIRGKGAFAALERELAWLKGEGMPFTLSMCVERENLSEMTAVVEFAARAGAANVHFLWYFVRGRGSAEEFVPPLEIFPVLERAAERAEALGVRIDNLETLRTQIFAPAGTYHDGSNSGWESVAVGPDARLYPSAALVGTDELATGLDGGLARAWRTGAVLEGMRRETAADLDTPWRFLLGGGDADHSWMSSGRFVGGDPYLPLYEKLALWLIAREAARQPAAGPPRLRLKMGDLLESCGAHGAVALTHANCLLSLADADSRAPVKAFYAEAVGDKKEEILNPICYEEGLISHIPAEYRFRGYGCGSPVLDADIAPGETVVDLGCGGGVECFIAALQAGPEGRVIGVDMLDPMLALAREGAEGVRRNLGYDNLAFRKGYLEDLPLEDGAADLVLSNCVMNLSVDKRRAFGEIFRALRPGGRLVISDVVCESEPDAAIRNDETLKGECIGGALTQKDLIGILEESGFVHLRMVKRFPYRVVRGHPFFSLTFEARRSHLSEVVRAVYRGPFASVVTGGGQVLYPGVVCEIPRADAEALGENLFVIDEGGAVTNLDQGSGCACALPPEAGEASPAAEKGEERHRAGCMVCGEPLEYGTETELACHYCGERKEASAVCERGHFVCDACHAEDAQAVIEDECLRAEETDLLALFARLHELPAVPVHGPEHHALLPGVILSVYRNLGGSISDETIRTGIRRGTRVVGGSCAYWGTCGAATGVGIAFSLILGANPVKGAERQAVQEAVQEVLAEIAKV